Proteins encoded in a region of the Raphanus sativus cultivar WK10039 chromosome 8, ASM80110v3, whole genome shotgun sequence genome:
- the LOC108819937 gene encoding uncharacterized protein At1g43920, Chloroplastic-like, whose amino-acid sequence MGEQGRGIPKICRCGEAVSMKTSKTVKNPGRLFHACPFARDGDWYHTFKWTDVCMYEELEDLIEKMDNIEGASITLQKGVNTCEAEIETLTMETRVCEAVVEKEIRECKMQLRSLKNIVVFALVMILFFKFMY is encoded by the exons ATGGGTGAACAAGGAAGAGGAATTCCTAAGATATGTCGTTGTGGAGAAGCTGTATCAatgaaaacatcaaaaactgTGAAAAATCCGGGTAGACTGTTTCATGCTTGTCCTTTTGCTAGAGATGGG GATTGGTATCATACTTTTAAGTGGACTGATGTATGTATGTATGAAGAGCTTGAAGACTTGATTGAGAAAATGGATAACATTGAAGGAGCTTCAATCACTTTGCAAAAGGGAGTGAACACTTGTGAAGCTGAGATTGAAACATTGACAATGGAGACTCGGGTTTGTGAAGCGGTTGTTGAGAAAGAAATTCGAGAGTGTAAAATGCAACTCCGAAGCTTGAAGAACATAGTAGTGTTTGCTTTGGTCATGATtttgttcttcaagttcatgtATTGA